In Calliopsis andreniformis isolate RMS-2024a chromosome 8, iyCalAndr_principal, whole genome shotgun sequence, one DNA window encodes the following:
- the LOC143182060 gene encoding N-acetylneuraminate lyase, producing the protein MNSINTNLNELLSASICFAEYSDFYHWNKKLLANRNVGKLLLSVPPCLQSRFRSVETILLSDQCLSGSTRLPFTFRGLIVPAFTPFNNDSTRSLNLSIIPQYADFLAKKQITGVLINGTTGEGTSMSVSERKVVAEEWAKAVKTTKQHLMVQVGGAPLPDVLQLAKHAESIKADSILCLPELYFKPTTTEQLTEYLKLVGEAAPNTPLLYYHIPMLTNVNVHMGQFLESLGEQVPSFVGIKFTSNNLEEGAQALHADNKKYVIFLGNDQLLSPACALGMDSFIATTMNMLPELSLQIREQSKAGKTIEVRQTQERLTKAVIAIAKYGNWVETMKTAMSLLTNVNVGPVRPPLKVLSSEIKTSMAKGLHDIGLQVKM; encoded by the exons atgaattcCATAAATACGAATTTAAATGAATTATTAA GTGCTTCCATTTGCTTTGCTGAATATAGTGACTTCTATCATTGGAATAAGAAATTATTAGCAAACAGAAATGTCGGTAAACTCCTATTATCCGTGCCACCTTGTCTCCAGTCACGTTTCAGATCAGTAGAAACAATTCTACT TAGCGATCAGTGCCTGAGCGGCTCTACT AGACTACCATTCACATTCAGAGGACTTATCGTCCCTGCGTTCACACCATTTAATAACGACAG CACGAGATCTTTAAATTTGTCAATCATTCCACAATATGCTGACTTCCTAGCCAAGAAACAAATCACTGGTGTTCTCA TAAATGGAACGACTGGGGAAGGTACATCTATGTCAGTTAGTGAAAGGAAAGTGGTAGCCGAGGAATGGGCAAAGGCTGTGAAAACCACGAAACAGCATCTAATGGTTCAAGTAGGTGGTGCACCACTCCCAGATGTCCTCCAGCTT GCGAAACATGCTGAAAGTATCAAGGCAGATTCCATACTCTGCCTGCCAGAGTTGTACTTCAAACCGACGACCACCGAGCAATtaactgaatatttaaaattagttGGCGAAGCGGCACCAAATACGCCACTTTTGTATTATCACATCCCGATGTTAACCAACGTTAACG TACACATGGGACAATTTCTCGAATCTCTTGGTGAGCAAGTACCAAGTTTCGTGGGTATAAAGTTCACTTCCAACAATTTGGAAGAAGGCGCTCAGGCACTGCACGCTGACAATAAGAAATATGTGATTTTCCTTGGAAACGATCAA TTGCTGAGCCCAGCTTGTGCATTGGGAATGGACTCTTTCATAGCGACAACCATGAATATGCTTCCAGAATTGTCGCTTCAGATTCGTGAGCAAAGTAAGGCAGGAAAAACCATAGAAGTAAGGCAAACGCAAGAACGACTGACAAAAGCTGTCATTGCTATTGCAAAATACG gtAACTGGGTGGAAACTATGAAGACAGCAATGTCTTTACTAACTAATGTTAATGTTGGACCTGTACGCCCACCCTTAAAGGTTTTGTCATCAGAAATTAAAACATCAATGGCGAAAGGTTTGCATGACATAGGATTGCAAGtaaaaatgtaa
- the Ccdc58 gene encoding coiled-coil domain-containing 58 isoform X1, with protein MAGMSVECGDFLEFQDTLQKMRQIDDKIIYMLNTTIPTESFKAQIDPTEKCKDLYEQIQSGHKKREMAITRCLNASKDKLKQLKDQRDSGNDSPELLKTLRKEQSTLRLLQSELSVEEVVKKRTIQVYYERCRSFYKPSNIKT; from the exons ATGGCAGGCATGAGTGTTGAATGCGGTGATTTTTTAGAGTTTCAG GATACATTACAAAAAATGCGACAAATTGatgataaaattatttatatgcTGAATACAACAATTCCAACAGAATCTTTTAAAGCCCAAATTGATCCTACTGAGAAATGTAAGGATTTATATGAACAAATTCAGTCAGGTCATAAGAAaagggaaatggccattaccaggTGTTTAAATGCATCCAAAGATAAACTAAAGCAATTAAAAGATCAAAGAGATAGTGGTAATGATAGTCCAGAACTTCTGAAAACATTGAGAAAAGAACAGAGTACATTGCGGTTATTGCAATCAGAATTAAGTGTTGAAGAAGTTGTAAAAAAACGTACAATTCAAGTATATTATGAAAGGTGCCGTAGTTTTTATAAACCATCAAATATAAAAACTTAA
- the Ccdc58 gene encoding coiled-coil domain-containing 58 isoform X2 → MRQIDDKIIYMLNTTIPTESFKAQIDPTEKCKDLYEQIQSGHKKREMAITRCLNASKDKLKQLKDQRDSGNDSPELLKTLRKEQSTLRLLQSELSVEEVVKKRTIQVYYERCRSFYKPSNIKT, encoded by the coding sequence ATGCGACAAATTGatgataaaattatttatatgcTGAATACAACAATTCCAACAGAATCTTTTAAAGCCCAAATTGATCCTACTGAGAAATGTAAGGATTTATATGAACAAATTCAGTCAGGTCATAAGAAaagggaaatggccattaccaggTGTTTAAATGCATCCAAAGATAAACTAAAGCAATTAAAAGATCAAAGAGATAGTGGTAATGATAGTCCAGAACTTCTGAAAACATTGAGAAAAGAACAGAGTACATTGCGGTTATTGCAATCAGAATTAAGTGTTGAAGAAGTTGTAAAAAAACGTACAATTCAAGTATATTATGAAAGGTGCCGTAGTTTTTATAAACCATCAAATATAAAAACTTAA
- the LOC143182617 gene encoding protein FAM162A has protein sequence MLGARLIRQLRLPRTRQLNCTSIKGNKSESNEPLPKPSNPLPTTKSEESAEASAIGAPVRHVTNFDRRLLVWVKRYPSMDQVPDRVTLECMQKAHTRARIKVCNMMIVFAIIGFILSSMQGKREIASGRNILIDRLKHMEKLQEQGKIEAAAAAEAAKKS, from the exons ATGTTGGGTGCAAGGTTGATAAGGCAACTTAGATTGCCTAGAACAAGGCAATTAAATTGTACCTCTATAAAAGGAAATAAATCTGAATCTAATGAACCATTACCAAAACCAAGTAATCCATTACCAACTACAAAGTCTGAAGAGTCTGCTGAGGCTTCTGCAATAG GAGCACCAGTCCGCCATGTAACTAATTTTGATAGAAGATTATTAGTATGGGTCAAACGTTATCCTAGCATGGATCAAGTTCCAGATCGAGTAAC ATTGGAGTGTATGCAGAAAGCACATACTAGGGCAAGAATCAAAGTGTGTAATATGATGATTGTCTTTGCTATAATTGGTTTTATTTTATCTTCTATGCAAGGGAAACGTGAAATAGCATCTGGACGAAATATATTAATAGACAGACTGAAGcatatggaaaaactgcaggAGCAAGGTAAAATAgaagctgctgctgctgctgaagCTGCTAAAAAGTCATGA
- the LOC143182619 gene encoding venom serine protease Bi-VSP-like codes for MVKGESTREFNIQIFSEHLYPICLPMDDSLRTKDFYRTYPFIPGCGVIETQEPASENLLETQLSVVTNQACKDA; via the exons atggtTAAGGGTGAAAGCACAAGagaatttaatattcaaatattttcagaaCATCTATACCCCATTTGTCTCCCGATGGATGATTCCCTGCGAACCAAAGACTTTTATCGAACGTATCCCTTCATCCCTGGTTGTGGAGTAATCGAGACAC AGGAGCCAGCCAGCGAAAATCTACTGGAAACACAGCTGTCAGTAGTTACTAATCAAGCTTGCAAAGACGCTTAG